Proteins from a single region of Pirellulales bacterium:
- the nth gene encoding endonuclease III has product MATAPAKRFAAQVARRLRQAYPDAHCALDFTSPLQLLVATILSAQCTDKRVNMVTPELFEKYPTAADLAAASVAAIERIIQSTGFFRNKAKNIQACCRKLVEEHGGEVPQSLDALVTLPGVGRKTANVVLGTAFGIASGVVVDTHVSRLTQRLGLTAAKDPVKIEADLMAELPKREWIDFSHELIHHGRQICIARRPKCNACPLDSLCPKIGVEASPLAGGKKQTSRTTRSRSQPVPT; this is encoded by the coding sequence ATGGCCACCGCTCCCGCAAAGCGATTTGCCGCGCAGGTGGCCCGGCGACTACGCCAAGCGTATCCCGACGCCCATTGCGCGTTGGATTTCACCAGCCCGCTCCAGTTGCTCGTGGCGACGATTCTGTCGGCGCAATGCACCGACAAGCGCGTGAACATGGTCACGCCCGAGCTGTTCGAAAAGTATCCGACTGCCGCCGATCTTGCGGCTGCCTCGGTGGCGGCGATCGAGCGGATCATCCAAAGCACCGGATTCTTTCGCAATAAAGCCAAGAACATCCAAGCATGCTGCCGAAAATTGGTCGAAGAACACGGCGGCGAAGTGCCGCAGTCGCTCGATGCTTTGGTGACGCTGCCGGGCGTCGGGCGGAAGACGGCCAATGTCGTGCTCGGAACCGCGTTTGGAATCGCCTCGGGCGTGGTGGTCGATACGCATGTCTCCCGGCTCACGCAGCGGCTCGGGCTGACGGCGGCGAAAGACCCGGTGAAGATCGAAGCCGATTTGATGGCCGAGTTGCCGAAGCGCGAGTGGATCGATTTTAGCCATGAGCTGATTCATCATGGCCGGCAGATTTGCATCGCGCGCCGGCCGAAATGCAATGCATGTCCGCTCGACTCGCTTTGTCCGAAGATTGGCGTCGAAGCGAGCCCGCTGGCGGGAGGCAAGAAGCAAACGTCTCGTACCACCCGATCCCGATCGCAGCCTGTGCCGACATGA
- the dcd gene encoding dCTP deaminase, with protein MILSGSEIRRLLGADIVIDPFDPARLNPNSYNLTLHHELMTYEEVVLDMRKANRVRRIEIPPEGLVLSPNQLYLGRTAERTETHNFVPMIEGRSSVGRLGLFVHVTAGFGDVGFCGYWTLEMFAVQPVRIYAGVPICQIFYHQICGEITEYASDKYQHNRDIQPSLLFKELSPDAAKSPQLRLDFGMERSH; from the coding sequence ATGATTCTTTCCGGTAGCGAAATTCGCCGCCTGTTGGGAGCCGACATCGTGATCGATCCGTTCGATCCGGCCCGGCTCAATCCCAACAGCTACAATCTGACGCTGCACCACGAGCTGATGACGTATGAGGAGGTGGTGCTCGACATGCGGAAGGCAAACCGTGTGCGGCGGATTGAAATTCCGCCGGAAGGATTGGTGCTCAGCCCCAACCAGCTTTATCTCGGTCGAACTGCCGAACGCACGGAAACGCACAACTTCGTGCCGATGATCGAAGGGCGATCTTCGGTCGGGCGGCTGGGGCTGTTCGTGCACGTGACGGCGGGGTTTGGCGACGTCGGTTTTTGCGGCTATTGGACGCTCGAAATGTTTGCCGTGCAGCCGGTGCGGATCTATGCGGGGGTGCCGATCTGCCAGATTTTCTACCATCAAATCTGCGGCGAAATCACCGAATACGCCAGCGACAAATATCAGCACAACCGCGACATTCAGCCGAGCCTGTTGTTCAAAGAATTGAGCCCCGACGCGGCCAAGAGCCCTCAACTGCGGCTCGACTTCGGCATGGAGCGCTCGCACTGA
- the infA gene encoding translation initiation factor IF-1 has protein sequence MAQKEKEEALEVDGVVQQALANTRFRVQIEGGHTVTAHVAGRMRKNFIRIVPGDRVKVELSPYDLTKGRITFRER, from the coding sequence ATGGCGCAGAAAGAGAAAGAAGAAGCGTTGGAGGTCGATGGCGTAGTGCAACAGGCGTTGGCGAACACGCGATTTCGTGTGCAGATCGAAGGTGGCCACACCGTGACGGCGCATGTCGCCGGCCGCATGCGAAAGAATTTCATCCGCATCGTTCCAGGGGATCGAGTGAAAGTGGAGCTTTCTCCCTATGATCTCACCAAGGGGCGAATCACGTTCCGCGAGCGATAA
- a CDS encoding agmatine deiminase family protein: MSISPATAHVAQSAHVRSRSLRAGKSVLLLLVCGLLFAGGSFVGGLLLGQHESALPQHGKPLSFYKGNSEERVVPEPAQTLKGAIPGEFEHQAAIMIGANEMLAYHPRTFIQMVAALYKKTKVMGLIWSEEQRTDAIALLKANKLPADAVDFYVWPSRSMWVRDYGPFFVMESKTGPAHIVDYAYIQPNRDYGALFSATFAGTFGYQFSRAELSFEGGNMLTNGDGLCVTTNVLFEQNLPRGYDEKQIGDILGHDFQFTRWAHLKPLDGEPTHHADMFCTICGTNQAVIGSYNPDEDPANAAVLDDNAATLAKNATSKGPMQVARIPMPDHRDGNWRTYTNVIYANGTILVPQYGGGDVDRDKAALAVYRKLLPTWDVVAIDCSTLADKRGALHCISFNIPWLPEAAQ, from the coding sequence GTGTCAATTTCGCCAGCGACGGCTCATGTCGCCCAGTCTGCGCACGTACGATCTCGATCGCTGCGGGCCGGCAAGAGCGTGTTGCTGTTGCTTGTTTGCGGACTGCTTTTCGCCGGAGGAAGTTTTGTCGGCGGATTGCTCCTCGGCCAGCATGAATCGGCCCTTCCCCAGCATGGCAAACCGCTCAGCTTCTACAAGGGTAACTCGGAAGAGCGCGTCGTTCCCGAGCCGGCTCAAACTCTCAAGGGGGCGATTCCCGGCGAGTTCGAGCATCAGGCGGCGATCATGATCGGCGCCAATGAGATGCTCGCCTACCATCCGCGGACCTTCATCCAAATGGTGGCGGCGCTGTATAAGAAAACCAAGGTGATGGGGCTGATTTGGAGCGAAGAGCAGCGAACCGACGCGATAGCCCTGCTCAAGGCAAATAAGCTTCCGGCGGACGCAGTTGATTTCTACGTCTGGCCGTCGAGATCGATGTGGGTGCGGGATTACGGGCCGTTCTTCGTCATGGAAAGCAAAACCGGCCCGGCGCATATCGTCGACTATGCCTATATCCAGCCCAATCGCGACTATGGTGCGCTGTTCAGCGCCACCTTCGCCGGCACGTTCGGCTATCAATTCAGCCGTGCCGAACTTTCGTTCGAAGGGGGCAACATGCTGACCAACGGCGATGGCCTTTGTGTCACGACCAATGTTCTATTCGAACAGAACTTGCCGCGCGGCTACGACGAAAAGCAAATCGGCGACATCCTCGGACACGATTTCCAGTTTACTCGCTGGGCGCATTTGAAACCGCTCGACGGCGAGCCGACCCACCACGCCGATATGTTCTGCACGATTTGTGGAACGAACCAAGCCGTCATCGGCAGCTACAATCCGGACGAGGATCCCGCGAATGCGGCCGTTCTCGACGATAATGCCGCCACGCTCGCTAAGAACGCGACCAGCAAAGGCCCCATGCAAGTCGCGCGGATCCCGATGCCGGATCATCGCGACGGCAACTGGCGCACCTACACCAACGTGATCTACGCCAACGGCACGATCCTGGTGCCGCAATACGGCGGCGGCGATGTCGACCGCGACAAAGCGGCGCTCGCCGTTTACCGCAAGCTCTTGCCGACCTGGGATGTCGTGGCCATCGATTGCTCGACGTTGGCCGACAAGCGCGGCGCGCTGCACTGCATCTCGTTCAACATCCCCTGGCTCCCCGAAGCGGCGCAGTAA